The Christensenella timonensis DNA segment TGAGATCATCGCCCACGATGAGCCGATCCTCACCGTGGAGGATTCGGGCAAATATTTCCCCTTGGAAGAGTGCGCGCCTGTGTTTGTCGTACAAGCCGACCAGAGCCTTGCCGCACTCATCATGAACGCACAGCGCGGCAAGGTCAACTTGAAATCGCTGGCCGCAGAGCACGGCTTCCATACCCTGCAGCTGGCGAACCCTAAAGTCGTCGCCCAGGCTACGGGCTATAAAACGGGCAACCTGCCGCTGATCGGCCATAACCTGCCCTGCCTTTTTGACAAGAGCCTGACCATACACGATTACATCTACGGGGGCACGGGCGACCCTTTGCAAACGCTGAAGATCAAACCCGAAGACGTGATCCGCTTAAACCGCATGCTCGGTTTCGTCGAATAAAATTTTCCAGTCAAAAAGCCGCCATATCAGGCGGCTTTTTCATTTTCCTGTCTTGTTTATGACGCGGCGATGGCCGGGGCTGCGAATTGGCTGTTGTAAAGGTCGGCGTAAAACCCGTTTTGCTTAAGCAACTCGTCGTGCGTGCCCTGCTCCACAATGTCGCCGTCCTTCATGACTAAGATCAGGTCTGCATCCTTGATCGTCGACAGCCTGTGCGCAATAACAAAGCTCGTCCTGCCTTCCATCAGCTTGTCCATCGCTTTTTGGATCAAGGCCTCGGTACGCGTATCCACGGAGCTCGTCGCTTCGTCCAAAATAAGCATATCCGGGTCGGCAAGGATCGCCCGCGCAATGGTCAGCAGCTGTTTCTGCCCCTGCGAGATATTGGATGCGTCCTCGTTTAAGACCATCTCATACCCATGCGGCAGCGCCTTGATGAAGTGGTCTGCATATGCGGCCTTCGCCGCGGCGATCACTTCCTCGTCCGTCGCGTCCATGCGCCCGTAACGGATGTT contains these protein-coding regions:
- a CDS encoding aminoacyl-tRNA deacylase, translated to MFSLEQLTEFLTMNKADFEIIAHDEPILTVEDSGKYFPLEECAPVFVVQADQSLAALIMNAQRGKVNLKSLAAEHGFHTLQLANPKVVAQATGYKTGNLPLIGHNLPCLFDKSLTIHDYIYGGTGDPLQTLKIKPEDVIRLNRMLGFVE